In Saccharothrix syringae, the following are encoded in one genomic region:
- a CDS encoding SURF1 family cytochrome oxidase biogenesis protein produces the protein MRLKFLFRPGWLALTLAVWVFAGACFTLLAPWQFSRDAEREAQNDAVTTAVRTDPVPVESLLDRPNDEFEWRRVTLAGRYLPEGQAVARLRTVQGEAAFEVLTPFELAGGQVVLVDRGYVRPVNGIRVPDLAPVPTGDVTLVAWTRRGESDDRDAFDQDGRRQVYAINAAVVGRAAGLDIRPGYFQLTEGQPGVEGALPLPKLDAGPFFSYALQWIAFGVMALGGWLYFTVREARPGGALTDDRPVRRKSVAEMLAEDEARAEAADDAGAGAGAGGRTGVDAGVSDRAGDQAASRAAGGA, from the coding sequence GTGCGGTTGAAGTTCCTGTTTCGCCCCGGCTGGCTCGCGCTGACGCTGGCGGTCTGGGTGTTCGCGGGCGCGTGCTTCACGCTGCTCGCCCCCTGGCAGTTCAGCCGTGACGCCGAGCGGGAGGCGCAGAACGACGCCGTCACCACGGCCGTGCGCACCGACCCCGTGCCGGTGGAGTCGCTGCTGGACCGGCCCAACGACGAGTTCGAGTGGCGCCGCGTCACGCTGGCCGGCCGCTACCTGCCCGAGGGGCAGGCGGTGGCCCGGCTGCGCACCGTGCAGGGCGAGGCCGCGTTCGAGGTGCTGACGCCGTTCGAGCTGGCCGGCGGGCAGGTCGTGCTGGTCGACCGCGGCTACGTGCGGCCGGTCAACGGCATCCGGGTGCCCGACCTGGCGCCCGTGCCGACCGGGGACGTGACGCTGGTCGCGTGGACCCGGCGGGGCGAGTCGGACGACCGGGACGCGTTCGACCAGGACGGCCGGCGGCAGGTGTACGCGATCAACGCGGCCGTGGTGGGCCGGGCCGCCGGGCTGGACATCCGGCCCGGCTACTTCCAGCTCACCGAGGGCCAGCCGGGCGTGGAGGGCGCGCTGCCGCTGCCCAAGCTGGACGCGGGGCCGTTCTTCTCCTACGCGCTGCAGTGGATCGCGTTCGGCGTGATGGCGCTGGGCGGCTGGCTGTACTTCACCGTGCGCGAGGCCAGGCCCGGCGGCGCGCTGACCGACGACCGCCCGGTCAGGCGGAAGTCCGTGGCCGAGATGCTCGCCGAGGACGAGGCCAGGGCCGAGGCCGCGGACGACGCCGGGGCCGGGGCCGGGGCCGGGGGCCGGACCGGGGTCGACGCCGGGGTCAGCGACCGGGCCGGTGACCAGGCCGCGAGCCGGGCCGCAGGCGGGGCCTGA
- a CDS encoding fructosamine kinase family protein has product MTPEDAATALTGVPATATRRIGASVWEVDLADGDVVVAKRHPDPNAVLAEAASLEWLAEPAAPPVPAVRGHDDRWLVVDHVEPGHPSPAAAEEFGRALARLHATGAPAFGAPPPGGPTEAAIGPAPMRNVPAPTWSDWFREHRIAHYARLAVDAGALTPDEARLVEAVRVEAPDEPPARLHGDLWHGNVHWAADGRAWLIDPAAHGGHRETDLAMLDLFGCPHLDRVLAAYRELAPPADGWRERVPLHQLFPVLVHAVLFGRGYAQQALAAARALR; this is encoded by the coding sequence GTGACACCCGAGGACGCGGCGACCGCGCTGACCGGCGTCCCCGCCACCGCCACCAGGCGGATCGGCGCCTCGGTCTGGGAGGTCGACCTGGCCGACGGCGACGTGGTCGTCGCGAAGCGGCACCCCGACCCGAACGCCGTGCTCGCCGAGGCCGCCTCCCTGGAGTGGCTGGCCGAACCCGCCGCCCCGCCGGTCCCCGCGGTCCGCGGCCACGACGACCGGTGGCTGGTCGTGGACCACGTCGAACCCGGCCACCCGTCACCGGCCGCCGCCGAGGAGTTCGGGCGTGCGCTGGCCCGCCTGCACGCGACGGGCGCGCCCGCGTTCGGCGCCCCACCACCGGGCGGCCCGACCGAGGCCGCCATCGGGCCGGCCCCCATGCGCAACGTCCCCGCGCCCACCTGGTCCGACTGGTTCCGCGAGCACCGCATCGCCCACTACGCCCGCCTGGCCGTCGACGCCGGCGCGCTGACCCCCGACGAGGCCCGCCTCGTCGAGGCGGTCCGCGTGGAGGCGCCGGACGAGCCACCGGCCCGCCTCCACGGCGACCTGTGGCACGGCAACGTGCACTGGGCCGCCGACGGCCGGGCGTGGCTGATCGACCCCGCCGCCCACGGCGGTCACCGGGAGACCGACCTCGCCATGCTCGACCTGTTCGGCTGCCCCCACCTCGACCGCGTCCTGGCCGCCTACCGCGAACTGGCCCCGCCGGCCGACGGGTGGCGCGAGCGCGTGCCGCTGCACCAGCTGTTCCCCGTGCTGGTGCACGCCGTGCTGTTCGGCCGGGGTTACGCCCAACAGGCGTTGGCTGCCGCCCGCGCGCTGAGATGA
- a CDS encoding DUF1349 domain-containing protein: MGIELFGRDDWRWFNEPRSWGTDGGVTVTADPGTDFWRTTHYGYDRDSGHVLGVPVIDDFAVTASFTADYTDQYDQAGISLRVDERNWIKAGVELVDGEFQISTVVTRDFSDWSVVGVGRVDRVTIAAERTGDAVTLRYGLDDADPTALLRLAYFPPEGGVLAGLMAAAPTGSGFTARFDRVQVTSD, from the coding sequence ATGGGTATCGAACTTTTCGGCCGGGACGACTGGCGCTGGTTCAACGAGCCGCGCTCCTGGGGCACCGACGGCGGCGTGACCGTCACCGCCGACCCGGGCACCGACTTCTGGCGCACCACGCACTACGGCTACGACCGCGACTCGGGGCACGTCCTGGGCGTGCCGGTGATCGACGACTTCGCCGTCACGGCGTCGTTCACCGCCGACTACACCGACCAGTACGACCAGGCCGGCATCTCGCTGCGCGTCGACGAGCGCAACTGGATCAAGGCGGGCGTGGAGCTGGTGGACGGCGAGTTCCAGATCAGCACCGTCGTGACCAGGGACTTCTCCGACTGGTCGGTGGTGGGGGTCGGCCGGGTCGACCGGGTCACCATCGCCGCCGAGCGCACGGGCGACGCGGTCACCCTGCGCTACGGGCTGGACGACGCCGACCCCACCGCCCTGCTGCGCCTGGCCTACTTCCCGCCGGAGGGCGGCGTGCTGGCGGGGCTGATGGCGGCGGCGCCGACGGGGTCCGGTTTCACCGCGCGCTTCGACCGGGTGCAGGTCACATCGGACTAG